A region from the Kribbella shirazensis genome encodes:
- a CDS encoding carbohydrate ABC transporter permease: protein MTEVVRPVARPWRRSSSGSNRARNRGSSRVGRRSSPWLIYLGLLPTFAVLAVLQYYPAISGVVHSFFDWRPGFSSPFVGLENYRTMFADDIWWRSFRNLGVIFAASVTLMWLFPFVAAELVISLRSERLQFLFRTLLIAPLAFPGVVTTLVWSFIYDPNNGVLNRALRAAGLEALAQNWVGDPRTALGALLMIGFPWIASLPFLVFLTTLQNIPNEVFEAAALDGASRLRRVFAIDLPLLTSQIRLLFFLATISVLQYGFAAYLVTGGGPDNATQVPVLRMIGVAFQGSDWGYATTLSTALFVITLVLSGVVMAIRKREARDVRSH, encoded by the coding sequence ATGACGGAGGTCGTCAGACCGGTCGCGCGGCCGTGGCGGCGCAGTAGTTCGGGCAGTAATCGGGCCAGGAATCGGGGCAGCAGTCGGGTCGGGCGGCGGAGTTCGCCGTGGCTGATCTACCTCGGGCTGCTGCCGACGTTCGCCGTACTGGCAGTCCTGCAGTACTACCCGGCGATCAGCGGCGTGGTGCACTCGTTCTTCGACTGGCGGCCGGGTTTCAGTTCGCCGTTCGTCGGGCTGGAGAACTACCGGACGATGTTCGCCGACGACATCTGGTGGCGGTCGTTCCGGAACCTGGGCGTGATCTTCGCGGCGTCGGTGACGCTGATGTGGCTGTTTCCGTTCGTCGCCGCGGAGCTGGTGATCAGCCTGCGCAGTGAGCGGCTGCAGTTCCTCTTCCGGACGTTGCTGATCGCGCCGTTGGCCTTCCCCGGCGTCGTCACGACACTCGTCTGGTCGTTCATCTACGACCCGAACAACGGCGTACTGAACAGGGCGTTGCGGGCCGCCGGTCTCGAGGCGCTGGCGCAGAACTGGGTCGGCGATCCGCGGACCGCGCTCGGAGCGTTGCTGATGATCGGCTTCCCGTGGATCGCCAGCCTGCCGTTCCTGGTGTTCCTGACCACGCTGCAGAACATTCCGAACGAGGTGTTCGAGGCCGCTGCCCTGGACGGTGCCTCGCGGCTGCGGCGGGTGTTCGCGATCGATCTCCCGCTGCTCACGAGCCAGATCCGGTTGCTGTTCTTCCTCGCCACCATCTCGGTCCTGCAGTACGGCTTCGCCGCCTACCTGGTCACCGGCGGCGGCCCGGACAACGCCACCCAGGTGCCGGTACTGCGGATGATCGGCGTCGCGTTCCAGGGCAGCGACTGGGGCTACGCCACCACGCTGTCGACCGCCCTGTTCGTCATCACGCTGGTGCTCAGCGGCG